A region from the Mycobacterium heidelbergense genome encodes:
- a CDS encoding RDD family protein, whose protein sequence is MTPESPSTYPGERLGLPQSGPGSLASMGRRLAALMIDWLIAYGLAALAMAFGVFSERMLSTAVLVIWFALGLVAVRLFSFTPGQLALGLQVAAVDGRLPVGVGRLAVRGLLVATVIPALFTDADGRGLHDRLTGTAVVRR, encoded by the coding sequence GTGACGCCGGAATCGCCCTCGACCTACCCCGGCGAGAGGCTCGGCTTGCCGCAGAGCGGGCCGGGGTCGCTGGCGTCGATGGGCCGCCGGCTGGCCGCGCTGATGATCGACTGGCTGATCGCCTACGGCCTGGCGGCGCTGGCCATGGCGTTCGGCGTCTTCTCCGAACGGATGTTGTCGACGGCGGTGTTGGTCATCTGGTTCGCGCTCGGCCTGGTGGCGGTGCGGCTGTTCAGCTTCACACCGGGGCAGCTGGCGCTGGGTCTGCAGGTGGCGGCCGTGGACGGACGGCTGCCGGTCGGGGTTGGCCGGTTGGCGGTGCGGGGACTGCTGGTCGCGACGGTCATCCCGGCACTGTTTACCGACGCCGACGGCCGCGGCCTGCACGATCGGCTGACGGGGACGGCGGTGGTGCGGCGCTGA
- a CDS encoding TIGR03619 family F420-dependent LLM class oxidoreductase — translation MKFYVSSAFLDTREIVEIARAADELGYDGIGIPDHVVNLETLDTPYPYTKDGQRRWQPFTDWPDPWVLVGALAQVTTRLRFVNTVYVPAMRNPYSAAKAIGTAAVLASGRVELGIGVGWCREEFALMGEKFDARGKRTDEIIELMRALWAPGWTEFDGDFYRAPRLEMQPTPPPIPIYVGGLSDAALRRAARCDGWIGDLIKTDRAIETVGRLRELRAENGLSMDNFTTLTPLTDAFTTADYQRAEDAGITGIITAPWMFYTGPDATLSDKIDGMQRFRKDLGLG, via the coding sequence ATGAAGTTCTACGTCAGCAGCGCCTTTCTGGACACCCGCGAGATCGTCGAGATCGCCAGGGCGGCCGACGAGCTGGGCTACGACGGGATCGGCATCCCGGACCACGTCGTCAACCTGGAGACCCTGGACACCCCGTACCCGTACACCAAGGATGGGCAACGGCGCTGGCAGCCTTTCACCGACTGGCCCGACCCCTGGGTTCTCGTCGGTGCGCTGGCCCAGGTCACCACCCGACTGAGGTTCGTCAACACCGTCTACGTCCCCGCGATGCGCAATCCCTACTCGGCGGCCAAAGCCATTGGCACCGCGGCGGTTTTGGCGTCGGGCCGGGTGGAGCTGGGAATCGGCGTGGGCTGGTGTAGAGAGGAGTTCGCCCTGATGGGCGAGAAGTTCGACGCCCGCGGCAAGCGCACCGACGAGATCATCGAGTTGATGCGGGCGCTGTGGGCGCCGGGCTGGACGGAGTTCGACGGCGACTTCTACCGGGCACCGCGGCTGGAGATGCAGCCGACCCCACCGCCGATACCCATCTACGTCGGCGGCCTCAGCGACGCCGCGCTACGCCGGGCCGCCCGGTGTGACGGCTGGATCGGTGACCTGATCAAGACCGATCGCGCCATCGAGACGGTGGGCCGGTTGCGGGAGCTGCGGGCCGAAAACGGTCTCTCGATGGACAATTTCACTACCCTGACGCCGCTGACCGACGCCTTCACCACCGCCGATTACCAGCGCGCCGAAGATGCCGGCATCACCGGCATCATCACCGCGCCATGGATGTTCTATACCGGGCCCGATGCCACGCTTTCCGACAAGATCGACGGCATGCAACGCTTCCGGAAGGACTTGGGGCTGGGCTAG
- a CDS encoding alpha/beta hydrolase — MTAMSRLRPLSSALLSFGLLLAGQSTLPVAGAAPEPGAGQTPSPAPPVAARPQNWGSCSQFLSDTSDVPTAQCTTVSVPVDYANPTGAQAKLAVIRVPATGRRMGSLLVNPGGPGASAVDMVVGLASDLDGSDITTNFDLVGFDPRGVGHSTPQARCRTDAEFDAYRKDPMVDYSPAGVAHIEQLYRQLAQQCVNRMGNGFLANIGTASGARDMDMVRQALGEDQINYLGYSYGTELGTAYLEEFGNHVRTMVLDGAIDPTVDPVEENINQMAGFQTAFNDYAKDCARSAGCPLGTDPAQFVNRYHALVDPLVAKPGRTSDPRGLSYADATTGTINALYTPAHWKYLTSGLLGLQRGTDAGDLLLLADDYEGRDKSGHYTNDQDAFNAIRCVDAPTPTDSATWVSADRRIRQAAPFMSYGQFTGDAPRDLCALWPVPATSKPHAAAPVARGKAVVVSTTHDPATPYQAGVNLARQLGAPLITYDGTQHTAVFNGDQCVDTAVVRYFVAETLPPALQCRS, encoded by the coding sequence TTGACAGCCATGTCGCGCCTGAGACCGTTGAGCTCGGCGCTGCTGTCGTTCGGGCTGTTGCTTGCCGGGCAATCGACGCTGCCGGTGGCCGGCGCGGCCCCGGAACCCGGCGCGGGGCAGACCCCGAGCCCGGCTCCGCCGGTTGCGGCGCGGCCGCAGAACTGGGGGAGCTGCAGCCAATTCCTGAGCGACACCAGCGACGTCCCCACCGCCCAGTGCACCACCGTGTCCGTCCCCGTCGACTACGCCAATCCGACTGGCGCGCAAGCCAAGCTGGCGGTCATCCGGGTGCCCGCGACCGGCCGGCGGATGGGATCGCTGTTGGTCAATCCGGGCGGGCCGGGCGCGTCGGCGGTCGACATGGTCGTCGGCCTGGCGTCGGACCTGGACGGCAGCGACATCACCACCAACTTCGACCTGGTGGGGTTTGACCCGCGAGGGGTGGGTCATTCAACCCCGCAGGCGCGGTGCCGCACCGACGCCGAGTTCGACGCCTACCGCAAGGACCCGATGGTCGATTACAGCCCGGCCGGCGTGGCCCACATCGAACAGCTCTACCGGCAGTTGGCCCAGCAATGCGTCAACCGGATGGGCAACGGGTTCCTGGCCAACATCGGCACCGCGTCCGGCGCGCGCGACATGGACATGGTGCGCCAGGCGCTGGGTGAGGACCAGATCAACTACCTCGGCTACAGCTACGGCACCGAGTTGGGCACCGCCTACCTCGAGGAGTTCGGCAACCACGTGCGGACCATGGTGCTCGACGGCGCCATCGACCCGACCGTCGACCCGGTCGAGGAAAACATCAACCAGATGGCCGGATTCCAAACGGCTTTCAACGACTACGCCAAGGACTGCGCCCGCTCGGCCGGTTGCCCGCTGGGCACCGACCCGGCTCAGTTCGTCAACCGCTACCACGCGCTGGTCGACCCGCTGGTCGCCAAGCCGGGCCGGACGTCGGATCCCCGCGGCCTGAGCTACGCCGACGCGACCACCGGCACCATCAACGCGCTGTACACCCCGGCGCACTGGAAGTATCTGACCAGCGGTCTGCTCGGGCTGCAGCGCGGCACCGACGCGGGCGACCTGCTGTTGCTGGCCGACGACTACGAGGGCCGCGACAAAAGCGGCCACTACACCAACGACCAGGACGCGTTCAACGCCATTCGCTGCGTCGACGCGCCGACGCCGACGGATTCGGCGACGTGGGTCTCGGCCGATCGCCGGATCCGCCAGGCCGCCCCGTTCATGAGCTACGGGCAGTTCACCGGCGACGCCCCCCGCGACCTGTGCGCGCTGTGGCCGGTGCCGGCGACGTCGAAGCCGCACGCCGCGGCGCCCGTCGCGCGGGGCAAGGCCGTCGTCGTCTCCACGACGCACGACCCGGCCACCCCGTACCAGGCCGGCGTGAACCTGGCCCGCCAGCTGGGCGCCCCGCTGATCACCTACGACGGAACCCAGCACACCGCGGTTTTCAACGGTGACCAGTGCGTGGACACCGCTGTGGTGCGTTACTTCGTCGCGGAGACGCTGCCGCCCGCCCTGCAGTGCCGTTCCTAG
- the glnA gene encoding type I glutamate--ammonia ligase: MTEMTPDDVFKLAKDEDVEFVDVRFCDLPGIMQHFTIPISFFDESVFEDGLAFDGSSIRGFQSIHESDMLLLPDPATAQIDLFREAKTLNLNFFVHDPFTLEPYSRDPRNIARKAENYLISTGVADTAYFGAEAEFYIFDSVSFDSRTNGSFYEVDAISGWWNTGEPTESDGSPNRGYKVRPKGGYFPVAPVDHYVDLRDKMLTNLIKSGFSLEKGHHEVGTGGQAEINYKFNTLLHAADDMQLYKYIVKNTAWQNGKTVTFMPKPLFGDNGSGMHTHQSLWKDGAPLMYDETGYAGLSDTARHYIGGLLHHAPSLLAFTNPTVNSYKRLVPGFEAPINLVYSQRNRSACVRIPITGSNPKAKRLEFRCPDSSGNPYLAFSAMLMAGLDGIRNKIEPQAPVDKDLYELPPEEAANIPQAPVQLSAVIDRLEEDHEYLTEGGVFTPDLIETWISFKRENEILPVQIRPHPYEFALYYDV; the protein is encoded by the coding sequence GTGACGGAAATGACGCCCGACGACGTCTTCAAACTCGCCAAGGACGAAGACGTCGAGTTTGTCGACGTCCGGTTCTGTGACCTGCCAGGCATCATGCAGCACTTCACGATTCCGATTTCGTTCTTCGACGAAAGCGTTTTCGAGGACGGGTTGGCCTTCGACGGCTCGTCGATCCGCGGATTCCAGTCGATCCACGAATCGGACATGCTGCTCCTCCCCGATCCCGCGACCGCGCAGATCGACCTGTTCCGCGAAGCCAAGACGCTGAACCTGAACTTCTTCGTGCACGACCCGTTCACCCTCGAGCCGTACTCGCGCGACCCCCGCAACATCGCGCGGAAGGCCGAGAACTATCTGATCAGCACCGGGGTCGCCGACACCGCCTACTTCGGCGCCGAGGCCGAGTTCTACATCTTCGACTCGGTGAGCTTCGACTCGCGCACCAACGGCTCGTTCTACGAGGTGGACGCGATCTCGGGGTGGTGGAACACCGGCGAGCCGACCGAGAGCGACGGCAGCCCCAACCGTGGGTACAAGGTCCGCCCCAAGGGCGGATACTTCCCGGTTGCCCCCGTCGACCACTACGTCGACCTGCGCGACAAGATGCTGACCAACCTGATCAAGTCCGGCTTCAGCCTGGAGAAGGGCCACCACGAGGTGGGCACCGGCGGGCAGGCCGAGATCAACTACAAGTTCAACACGCTGCTGCACGCGGCCGACGACATGCAGCTGTACAAGTACATCGTCAAGAACACCGCCTGGCAGAACGGCAAGACCGTCACGTTCATGCCCAAGCCGCTGTTCGGCGACAACGGCTCCGGGATGCACACCCACCAGTCGCTGTGGAAGGACGGCGCCCCGTTGATGTACGACGAGACGGGTTACGCCGGGCTTTCGGACACCGCCCGGCACTACATCGGCGGCCTGCTGCACCACGCGCCGTCGCTGCTGGCCTTCACCAACCCGACGGTGAACTCCTACAAGCGGTTGGTTCCCGGCTTCGAGGCCCCGATCAACCTGGTGTATAGCCAACGCAACCGTTCGGCGTGTGTACGTATCCCCATCACCGGCAGCAACCCGAAGGCCAAGCGGCTGGAGTTCCGTTGCCCCGACTCCTCGGGCAACCCGTACCTGGCGTTCTCCGCCATGCTGATGGCCGGCCTGGACGGCATCAGGAACAAGATCGAGCCGCAGGCGCCGGTCGATAAGGACCTCTACGAGCTGCCGCCCGAGGAGGCCGCGAACATCCCGCAGGCGCCGGTTCAGCTGTCCGCAGTGATCGACCGTCTGGAAGAGGACCACGAATACCTCACCGAGGGAGGCGTTTTCACGCCCGACCTGATCGAGACGTGGATCAGCTTCAAGCGCGAGAACGAGATCCTGCCGGTCCAGATCCGCCCGCACCCCTACGAATTCGCGCTGTACTACGACGTATAA
- a CDS encoding DUF4191 domain-containing protein: protein MAKPRTTAENKAARAQAQAARKSAARERRAQLWQAFNIQRQEDKRLLPYMIGAFALIVGASVAVGVWAGGFTMITIIPLGVLLGGLVTFIIFSRRAQRSIFTKAEGQTGAAAWVLDNLRGKWRVTPGVAATGHFDAVHRVFGRPGVILVGEGSAARVKPLLAQEKKRTARLVGDVPIYDIVVGNGDGEVPLAKLERHLTRLPANINAKQMDTLESRLAALGSRAGAGVMPKGPLPNAGKMRGVQRTVRRK, encoded by the coding sequence ATGGCTAAACCCCGCACCACCGCCGAGAACAAGGCCGCCAGGGCCCAGGCGCAGGCCGCCCGCAAGTCGGCCGCGCGGGAGCGTCGCGCCCAGTTGTGGCAGGCGTTCAACATCCAGCGCCAGGAGGACAAGCGCCTGCTGCCGTACATGATCGGCGCCTTCGCGCTGATCGTGGGCGCCTCGGTGGCCGTCGGGGTGTGGGCCGGCGGGTTCACCATGATCACGATCATCCCGCTCGGCGTGCTGCTGGGCGGCTTGGTGACGTTCATCATCTTCAGCCGCCGAGCCCAGCGATCGATTTTCACCAAGGCCGAGGGGCAGACCGGCGCCGCGGCCTGGGTGCTGGACAACCTGCGCGGCAAATGGCGGGTGACCCCCGGCGTCGCCGCGACCGGCCACTTCGACGCGGTGCATCGGGTGTTCGGCCGCCCCGGCGTCATCTTGGTCGGCGAGGGATCGGCGGCCCGGGTCAAACCGCTGCTGGCGCAGGAGAAGAAGCGCACCGCCCGGCTGGTCGGCGACGTGCCAATCTACGACATCGTCGTCGGCAACGGCGACGGCGAGGTCCCGCTGGCCAAGTTGGAGCGCCACCTCACCCGGCTGCCGGCCAACATCAACGCCAAGCAGATGGACACGCTGGAGTCGCGGTTGGCCGCGCTGGGATCGCGGGCCGGTGCCGGTGTCATGCCGAAGGGACCGCTCCCCAACGCCGGCAAGATGCGCGGCGTGCAGCGCACCGTGCGCCGCAAGTAG
- a CDS encoding bifunctional [glutamine synthetase] adenylyltransferase/[glutamine synthetase]-adenylyl-L-tyrosine phosphorylase: MGVTKPVTERSRLPSVGRLGLVDPAAGERLTQLGWYDHDDQAYIDRLWSLSRAPDPDAALRALIRLSENPNAEWDELDAALLAEHGLRGRLFAVLGSSLALGDHLAVHPQSWKLLRGNVKLPSSDRLRGAFTECVDEVSALDAAVPRLRTLYRDHLLVLAALDLAATVEDEPVLPFTVVGAHLSDIADAALAAAMRVAEATVCGDRTPPRLAVIAMGKCGARELNYVSDVDVIFVAEHADAASARVASEMMRVASAAFFQVDAGLRPEGRSGELVRTVESHVAYYQRWAKTWEFQALLKARAAVGDAELGERYLAALLPMVWVACEREDFVVEVQAMRRRVEQLVPADVRGREIKLGSGGLRDVEFAVQLLQLVHGRGDASLHVASTVDALAALGQGGYIGREDTANLTASYEFLRLLEHRLQLQRLKRTHLLPEADDEEAVRWLARAAHIRPDGRHDAAGVLREELRHQNLRVSQLHAKLFYQPLLESIGPAGLEISHGMTSEAAERQLGALGYEGPQTALKHMSALVNQSGRRGRVQSVLLPRLLNWMSYAPDPDGGLLAYRRLSEALAGESWYLSTLRDKPAVAKRLMHVLGTSAYVPDLLMRAPRVIQDYGDGPAGPRLLETEPDAVARALIASAARHADPVRAIAAARTLRRRELARIGSADLLGLLEVRDVCKALTSVWVAVLQAALDAMVRANLPGDGSRAPAAIAVIGMGRLGGAELGYGSDADVMFVCEPAGGVEDSQAVRWSTSVAEQIRTLLGTPSVDPPLDVDANLRPEGRNGPLVRTLASYAAYYEQWAQPWEIQALLRAHAVAGDVELGQRFLLMADKTRYPPDGVSAEAVREIRRIKARVESERLPRGADPNTHTKLGRGGLADIEWTVQLMQLRHAHEIPALHNTSTLESLDAIAAADLVPADEVDLLRQAWLTATRARNALVLVRGKPTDQLPGPGRQLNAVAVAAGWPTDDGSEFLDNYLRVTRRAKAVVRKVFGS; this comes from the coding sequence TTGGGCGTGACCAAACCCGTGACGGAACGCTCCAGGCTGCCCAGCGTCGGGCGGCTCGGGTTGGTCGATCCCGCGGCCGGTGAGCGGCTGACGCAACTGGGTTGGTATGACCACGACGACCAGGCATACATCGACCGGTTGTGGTCGCTGTCGCGCGCACCGGACCCCGACGCCGCGCTGCGGGCGCTGATCCGGCTGTCGGAGAACCCGAACGCCGAATGGGATGAGCTCGACGCCGCGCTGCTCGCCGAGCACGGCCTGCGCGGGCGGCTGTTCGCGGTGCTGGGCTCGTCGCTGGCCCTCGGGGACCACCTGGCCGTGCATCCGCAATCCTGGAAGCTGTTGCGGGGCAACGTGAAATTGCCCTCGAGTGACCGGCTGCGCGGGGCGTTCACCGAGTGCGTCGACGAGGTGTCGGCGTTGGATGCGGCGGTGCCGCGATTGCGCACCCTCTACCGGGACCACCTGCTGGTGCTGGCCGCGCTCGACCTGGCCGCGACGGTCGAGGACGAGCCGGTGCTGCCGTTCACCGTGGTGGGCGCCCACCTGTCGGACATCGCGGACGCCGCGCTGGCGGCCGCGATGCGGGTGGCCGAGGCGACCGTGTGCGGCGACCGCACGCCACCGCGGCTGGCGGTCATCGCGATGGGCAAATGCGGTGCCCGCGAACTGAATTACGTCAGCGACGTCGACGTCATCTTCGTCGCCGAGCACGCCGATGCGGCCAGCGCCCGGGTGGCCAGCGAGATGATGCGGGTGGCGTCGGCGGCGTTCTTCCAGGTGGATGCGGGGCTGCGGCCGGAGGGACGCAGCGGCGAGCTGGTCCGCACCGTCGAGTCGCACGTCGCCTACTACCAGCGCTGGGCCAAGACGTGGGAGTTCCAGGCGTTGCTGAAGGCCCGCGCGGCGGTCGGCGACGCTGAACTCGGTGAGCGCTACCTGGCCGCGTTGCTGCCCATGGTCTGGGTCGCCTGCGAGCGCGAGGATTTCGTGGTCGAGGTGCAGGCAATGCGGCGCCGGGTGGAGCAGCTGGTGCCCGCCGACGTCCGCGGCCGCGAGATCAAACTCGGCAGCGGCGGGTTGCGCGACGTGGAGTTCGCGGTGCAGCTGCTGCAGCTGGTGCACGGCCGCGGCGACGCGTCGCTGCACGTGGCGTCCACCGTCGATGCGCTGGCCGCGCTGGGCCAGGGCGGCTACATCGGGCGCGAGGACACCGCGAACCTCACGGCCTCCTACGAGTTCCTCCGGTTGCTCGAGCACCGATTGCAGCTGCAGCGCCTCAAGCGCACCCACCTGCTGCCCGAGGCCGACGACGAGGAGGCGGTGCGCTGGCTGGCGCGGGCCGCCCACATCCGGCCCGACGGCCGGCACGACGCGGCGGGGGTGCTGCGCGAGGAGCTCCGACACCAAAACCTGCGGGTGTCCCAGCTGCACGCGAAGCTCTTCTACCAACCCCTGCTGGAGTCGATCGGCCCGGCCGGCCTGGAGATCTCGCACGGCATGACCTCGGAGGCCGCGGAGCGGCAGCTGGGCGCGCTGGGCTACGAGGGGCCGCAGACGGCGCTGAAGCACATGTCGGCGCTGGTCAACCAGAGCGGGCGGCGCGGCCGGGTGCAGTCGGTGCTGCTGCCGCGGCTGCTGAACTGGATGTCGTACGCGCCCGACCCCGACGGCGGGCTGTTGGCCTACCGGCGCCTGTCCGAGGCGCTGGCGGGGGAGAGCTGGTACCTGTCCACGCTGCGGGACAAGCCCGCGGTGGCCAAGCGGCTCATGCACGTGCTGGGCACGTCCGCCTACGTGCCGGACCTGTTGATGCGCGCGCCCAGGGTCATTCAGGATTACGGCGACGGGCCGGCCGGCCCGAGACTGCTCGAGACCGAGCCCGACGCCGTGGCCCGCGCGCTGATCGCGTCGGCCGCCCGGCACGCCGACCCGGTGCGGGCCATCGCCGCCGCGCGGACGCTGCGCCGTCGGGAGCTGGCCCGCATCGGCTCCGCCGACCTGCTCGGCCTGCTCGAGGTCAGGGACGTGTGCAAGGCGCTCACGTCGGTGTGGGTGGCCGTGCTGCAGGCCGCTCTGGACGCGATGGTCCGGGCCAACCTCCCCGGCGACGGCTCTCGGGCGCCGGCGGCCATCGCGGTCATCGGGATGGGTCGGCTGGGCGGCGCCGAGCTCGGCTACGGTTCCGATGCCGACGTGATGTTCGTCTGCGAGCCGGCCGGCGGTGTCGAGGACTCGCAGGCGGTGCGGTGGTCGACGTCGGTCGCCGAGCAGATAAGGACCCTGCTGGGCACCCCCAGCGTCGACCCGCCGCTGGACGTCGACGCCAACCTGCGGCCCGAGGGCCGCAACGGCCCGCTGGTCCGCACGCTGGCGTCCTATGCCGCCTACTACGAGCAGTGGGCGCAGCCGTGGGAGATCCAGGCCCTGCTGCGCGCGCACGCCGTGGCCGGCGACGTCGAGCTGGGGCAGCGGTTCCTGCTGATGGCCGACAAGACGCGCTATCCGCCCGACGGGGTGTCGGCCGAGGCCGTGCGGGAGATCCGCCGCATCAAGGCCCGGGTGGAGTCCGAACGGCTGCCGCGCGGCGCCGACCCCAACACCCACACCAAGCTGGGGCGCGGCGGGCTGGCCGACATCGAGTGGACCGTGCAGCTCATGCAGCTGAGGCACGCCCACGAGATTCCGGCGCTGCACAACACCTCGACGCTGGAGTCGTTGGACGCGATCGCCGCGGCCGATCTGGTGCCCGCGGATGAGGTCGACCTGCTGCGGCAGGCCTGGCTGACCGCCACCCGGGCCCGCAACGCGCTGGTGCTGGTCCGCGGCAAGCCCACCGACCAGCTGCCGGGGCCCGGGCGCCAGCTCAACGCGGTCGCGGTGGCCGCCGGCTGGCCCACCGACGATGGCAGCGAGTTCCTGGATAACTACCTGCGGGTGACGCGCCGGGCAAAAGCCGTGGTGCGCAAGGTTTTTGGGAGTTGA
- a CDS encoding PaaI family thioesterase yields MSRKAGSLEATFEVLSEEELDRVTATYAPLTEAVRELIDATVRTHADDDVIAQARVAIEAVTRSLLSQRTRPPAVSYRIDGRPLPLGNAATGQCNPIAPPLVVHHEADGRCWSEFVLGTAYEGPPGLVHGGMCALVLDHMLGEAASQGLTKPLFTGTISIKYLRGTPLGPLRSEAFVSRSEGVKAYARGNISDAAGVTVEAEGVFIMPAWAREAE; encoded by the coding sequence TTGAGTCGAAAGGCGGGATCGTTGGAAGCCACGTTTGAGGTCTTGAGCGAAGAGGAACTTGACCGGGTCACGGCGACCTATGCGCCGTTGACCGAGGCCGTTCGGGAGCTGATCGACGCCACCGTCCGGACCCACGCCGACGACGACGTCATCGCGCAGGCGCGGGTCGCGATCGAGGCGGTGACCCGATCGCTGCTGAGCCAACGGACCCGCCCACCCGCCGTGAGTTACCGCATCGACGGCCGCCCGCTGCCGCTGGGCAACGCCGCGACCGGCCAGTGCAACCCGATCGCGCCGCCGTTGGTGGTCCATCACGAGGCGGACGGCCGGTGCTGGAGCGAGTTCGTTCTGGGCACCGCCTACGAGGGGCCGCCGGGCCTGGTGCACGGCGGCATGTGCGCGCTGGTGCTCGACCACATGCTCGGGGAGGCGGCCAGCCAGGGCCTGACCAAGCCGCTGTTCACCGGAACGATCTCGATCAAGTACCTGCGCGGCACGCCGCTGGGCCCGCTGCGCTCCGAGGCATTCGTCTCGCGCAGCGAGGGTGTCAAAGCCTATGCGCGGGGCAATATTTCGGATGCCGCGGGGGTGACGGTGGAGGCCGAAGGGGTCTTCATCATGCCGGCGTGGGCGCGGGAAGCCGAATGA
- the glnA gene encoding type I glutamate--ammonia ligase: MDRQKEFVLRTLEERDIRFVRLWFTDVLGYLKSVAIAPAELEGAFEEGIGFDGSSIEGFARVSESDTVANPDPSTFQVLPWATSSGHHHSARMFCDITMPDGSPSWADPRHVLRRQLQKANDLGFSCYVHPEIEFFLLEPGSLDGSRPVPVDTAGYFDQAVHDSASNFRRHAIESLEFMGISVEFSHHEGAPGQQEIDLRFADALSMADNVMTFRYVIKEVAIENGARATFMPKPFAEHPGSAMHTHMSLFEGDVNAFHSADDPLQLSDVGKSFIAGILEHASEISAVTNQWVNSYKRLVVGGEAPTAASWGAANRSALVRVPMYTPHKTSSRRIEVRSPDSACNPYLAFAVLLAAGLRGVEKGYVLGPQAEDNVWDLTPEERLTMGYRELPTSLDSALRAMESSELVAETLGEHVFDFFLRNKRTEWANYRSHVTPYELSTYLSL, from the coding sequence ATGGATCGACAGAAGGAATTCGTCCTCCGCACGCTGGAGGAGCGAGACATCCGGTTCGTTCGGCTCTGGTTCACCGATGTGCTCGGCTACCTGAAGTCGGTCGCGATCGCCCCGGCCGAGCTCGAAGGCGCCTTCGAAGAGGGCATCGGGTTCGACGGTTCCTCGATCGAGGGCTTCGCGCGGGTCTCGGAATCCGACACCGTGGCCAACCCCGATCCGTCGACCTTCCAGGTGCTGCCCTGGGCCACCAGCTCCGGCCACCACCACTCGGCGCGGATGTTCTGCGACATCACCATGCCCGACGGCTCGCCGTCGTGGGCGGACCCCCGGCACGTGCTGCGACGCCAGCTGCAGAAGGCCAACGACCTCGGCTTCTCCTGCTACGTGCATCCCGAGATCGAGTTCTTCCTGCTGGAGCCCGGATCCCTCGACGGGTCACGGCCCGTGCCCGTCGACACCGCCGGCTACTTCGACCAGGCGGTGCACGACTCCGCGTCGAACTTCCGCCGGCACGCGATCGAGTCCCTCGAATTCATGGGCATCTCGGTCGAGTTCAGCCACCACGAGGGCGCGCCCGGCCAGCAGGAGATCGACCTGCGCTTCGCCGACGCGCTGTCGATGGCCGACAACGTGATGACGTTCCGCTACGTCATTAAGGAAGTCGCGATCGAGAACGGCGCCCGGGCGACGTTCATGCCCAAGCCGTTCGCGGAACACCCCGGCTCGGCGATGCACACCCACATGAGCCTGTTCGAGGGCGACGTCAACGCCTTCCACAGCGCCGACGACCCGCTGCAGCTCTCGGACGTGGGCAAGTCCTTCATTGCCGGGATCCTGGAGCACGCCTCCGAGATCAGCGCGGTCACCAACCAATGGGTCAACTCCTACAAGCGGCTGGTGGTCGGCGGCGAGGCGCCCACCGCGGCGTCGTGGGGGGCGGCCAACCGGTCGGCTTTGGTGCGGGTCCCGATGTACACGCCGCACAAGACGTCGTCGCGGCGTATCGAGGTGCGCAGCCCCGACTCGGCGTGCAACCCGTATCTGGCCTTCGCCGTGCTGCTGGCCGCCGGGCTGCGCGGGGTGGAGAAGGGCTACGTGCTGGGGCCGCAGGCCGAGGACAACGTGTGGGACCTCACCCCCGAGGAGCGCCTCACCATGGGCTATCGCGAGCTGCCCACCAGCCTCGACAGCGCGCTGCGGGCCATGGAGTCCTCCGAGCTCGTGGCGGAAACGTTGGGGGAGCACGTGTTTGACTTCTTCCTGCGCAATAAGCGCACGGAGTGGGCGAACTACCGCAGCCACGTCACGCCCTACGAGCTGAGCACCTACCTGTCGCTGTAG